GAAAGCCGAGATTcatgacctaataatatatacttagcgtgtgatatgatccacagcAACTAAGGTCATGAGACGCCATCATTAAGATAGGAATGCAAAATGAATACAACATTACCTAAGGCAAAGAAATCGATGTCCACATCCATGATAGTGTTCGGCCGCAGAGCcataataagagattataaactcacagcaatgatcattgatcttgaacactcatgagacaagtagtggacatgtatagacgaggtctatgacccagACATGGATCGGCCAGATCGAGACATAGGTTCATGATAACCATGTCTAGTACACTGTCCATAAGTACTTGATTTATCCGACCAAAGTAAAGAATTAAcagtagacgatcacgtctagactatggacacatgcaaacacgatttgcaaagacccaatagtgatccccgagaacaatatggttcacattatttagcacacatgctttaccgggacactcgaTGTCAAGAGATATGAGAAACGACGTAAGAGGTCAAAGTGGTCTAGATACGACTTAGTAATGAAACTGACCGATTACTCCCTTCCTACATATACAGGAAAGATCACGCACcagatgcgtagaatgtagaaacctacagtgaggttcacatcaggggaagtagtgcgtgttgtactctttttccttcatcatggttttgttccactgggttttcctgataaggttttaatgaggcaacatgaagcgtactacaaatccaagggggagtgttgtaaatcatggagtggattgccattaaccagacCCGGCCCAAGACCGgtccaatacctagaagatggagagatggccgaagcctagagagaggagagagagagccgacttcagaagagagagaggcggccacaaagcttagagaaaatgaaacctttttttttttttttcctagtagatgtaatctttccattattatgtattagtagtttttctaatcctagtgagtttagatttttgatatttttcatttattttcatcTTGTAAtacttatataaaggaaccccattgatcattaataataacacaaaaatattaaatctctaaactctctaattacaggAATGAATCATATGTTTCGTAATTTATGAAGAACGAATTGCTTTCTCCTCTTTTGTGCATTATTCTAATTAGTGCAGAGATTTGGAGTATAGAAAACGAAAGAAAGGGTAAATTTGGGGACTAAGATGGAAAGATAAAAAAAGGGAGAATTGAAGAAACCAAAGCgacggagagagagaagagacggCGACATCTCCCCCTGGTTCCTTGGTGGcgatcgaaaccctaattcaacccaaaagaaaaaaaaactaaaggaaTATTGGTTGGGCCGTCGATCGGCGGAGGAAACATGCGGTTGGGGAGATGCGTTTAATCCTCACCGTCATGCTCTCATTCATTCCATACCTTTATTCATCTCCTCACCGTCCCTGCTCTTCACCCGTCGCTCGTCCTCGCCTCCGTCGCTGCCGTCTCAGTCGTTTCGCCACCGCATTGGTCGCTACAACGGCTCTTCTCGTCGCCTCCGTGGCCTGGCTCTCCCTGGTCTTCTCACCAGCCACTTCTCGTTGCTGGCATCTCCTTAGGGATTGGGAAGACGCACATATCTGGAACAGAGGGTACCATCATCCTCACATCCCTAGCGAAAGAGAAATCTGGCCGCCGGATCATGACGAAGAGATTGCCCAACCTAGGAATCGAAGTCTCTGGGAGGAGAGGAGTAGGCTTGATGATCTGTCTCTGAACCACTTGATGTTTGGTATCGCTGGATCTTCACAGCTCTGGGAACGACGCAAGGAGCTCGTGAGGCTATGGTGGAAGCCTTCTCAGATGCGTGGTCACGTCTGGCTCGAAGAGCAGGTTTCTCCGCAGCAAGGAGATGATTCTCTTCCTCCGATCATCGTCTCCGAAGACTCGTCTCGCTTCCGTTACACCAATCCCACTGGCCATCCTTCTGGACTTCGAATCTCACGCATTGCCATGGAGTCTTTCCGCCTCTCTCTCCCTGGTGTCCGCTGGTTTATCCTCGGAGACGACGACACTATCTTCAATGTTAACAACCTTCTTGCTGTTTTGAGCAAGTACGATCCTTCCGAGATGCTTTATGTCGGAAACCCTTCGGAGAGCCACTCTGCCAACTCCTACTTCAGTCATAATATGGCTTTCGGAGGCGGCGGCATTGCCATTAGCTACCCTCTTGCCCAAGCTCTCTCTCGCATCCATGATGATTGTATCGATAGATA
This Brassica napus cultivar Da-Ae chromosome C6, Da-Ae, whole genome shotgun sequence DNA region includes the following protein-coding sequences:
- the BNAC06G21500D gene encoding uncharacterized protein BNAC06G21500D isoform X1, with the protein product MRLILTVMLSFIPYLYSSPHRPCSSPVARPRLRRCRLSRFATALVATTALLVASVAWLSLVFSPATSRCWHLLRDWEDAHIWNRGYHHPHIPSEREIWPPDHDEEIAQPRNRSLWEERSRLDDLSLNHLMFGIAGSSQLWERRKELVRLWWKPSQMRGHVWLEEQVSPQQGDDSLPPIIVSEDSSRFRYTNPTGHPSGLRISRIAMESFRLSLPGVRWFILGDDDTIFNVNNLLAVLSKYDPSEMLYVGNPSESHSANSYFSHNMAFGGGGIAISYPLAQALSRIHDDCIDRYPKLYGSDDRLHACITELGVPLSKEPGFHQWDIKGDAHGILSSHPIAPFVSIHHVEAVNPLYPGLSTLDSLKLFTEAMDLSPRSVLQRSICYDHTHKLTFSISLGYVVQVFPNVLLPRDLERAELTFSAWNGIRHPSEFDLDIKIPVSSLCKKPILFFLNEVGREGNATLGTYSRSLVKFDMKRKLLCFPSSPPLPNVEKIQVLGLPLSKNWHLAPRRLCCRATPTTYEPFRLTVGQCGKIILGSTISSQ
- the BNAC06G21500D gene encoding uncharacterized protein BNAC06G21500D isoform X2, producing the protein MRLILTVMLSFIPYLYSSPHRPCSSPVARPRLRRCRLSRFATALVATTALLVASVAWLSLVFSPATSRCWHLLRDWEDAHIWNRGYHHPHIPSEREIWPPDHDEEIAQPRNRSLWEERSRLDDLSLNHLMFGIAGSSQLWERRKELVRLWWKPSQMRGHVWLEEQVSPQQGDDSLPPIIVSEDSSRFRYTNPTGHPSGLRISRIAMESFRLSLPGVRWFILGDDDTIFNVNNLLAVLSKYDPSEMLYVGNPSESHSANSYFSHNMAFGGGGIAISYPLAQALSRIHDDCIDRYPKLYGSDDRLHACITELGVPLSKEPGFHQWDIKGDAHGILSSHPIAPFVSIHHVEAVNPLYPGLSTLDSLKLFTEAMDLSPRSVLQRSICYDHTHKLTFSISLGYVVQVFPNVLLPRDLERAELTFSAWNGIRHPRREGNATLGTYSRSLVKFDMKRKLLCFPSSPPLPNVEKIQVLGLPLSKNWHLAPRRLCCRATPTTYEPFRLTVGQCGKIILGSTISSQ